A portion of the Amyelois transitella isolate CPQ chromosome 2, ilAmyTran1.1, whole genome shotgun sequence genome contains these proteins:
- the LOC106132193 gene encoding uncharacterized protein LOC106132193 isoform X2, whose product MFLQVCKHTLRKNRFYFQDYFEIPNNAFQGRVIIVWLSWLIGGVCGVVILLIIICYCRLMPRHQKSFVIFADEQYLKESYSIKENQAYTSQENYRMKHTEVQVHRHRPVSYAGDAESRPHGHVSRAEREARPAPAQYASSSMLDDLDGAASMDALKTRSLPAFLRPKPRPLSTEDDLQQLYAKVNLSKKYKNRMRSEHAAIIALSKSHSQFFDADAVIVYDQRTAL is encoded by the exons atgtttttgcAGGTATGCAAGCATACATTGCGcaaaaatcgattttattttcaagactattttgAAATACCTAATAATGCTTTTCAGGGTCGTGTTATAATAGTTTGGTTGTCCTGGCTTATTGGCGGCGTATGCGGTGttgttattttgttgattATTATATGTTACTGCCGCCTAATGCCGCGCCATCAGAAATCATTTg TAATTTTTGCAGATGAGCAATATCTCAAAGAATCTTACTCAATTAAGGAAAATCAGGCCTACACTAGTCAAGAAAATTATAGGATGAAACATACAgag GTCCAGGTCCATCGTCACAGGCCAGTCAGTTACGCGGGGGACGCAGAGAGTCGCCCGCACGGCCACGTCTCCCGCGCCGAGCGGGAAGCCAGACCAGCGCCCGCGCAGTACGCCTCCAGCAGTA TGCTGGATGATCTAGACGGCGCGGCAAGCATGGACGCATTGAAAACGCGTTCCCTACCGGCTTTTCTAAGACCGAAGCCACGGCCGCTCTCCACCGAAGATGATCTGCAACAACTTTATGCCAAG GTGAACCTCAGTAAAAAGTACAAGAACCGCATGCGCAGCGAGCACGCCGCCATCATCGCGCTCAGCAAGTCCCACAGTCAGTTCTTCGACGCCGATGCTGTTATTGTCTATGATCAGAGGACGGCGCTATAG
- the LOC106132193 gene encoding uncharacterized protein LOC106132193 isoform X1, with the protein MFLQVCKHTLRKNRFYFQDYFEIPNNAFQGRVIIVWLSWLIGGVCGVVILLIIICYCRLMPRHQKSFDEQYLKESYSIKENQAYTSQENYRMKHTEVQVHRHRPVSYAGDAESRPHGHVSRAEREARPAPAQYASSSMLDDLDGAASMDALKTRSLPAFLRPKPRPLSTEDDLQQLYAKVFWWVVNLSKKYKNRMRSEHAAIIALSKSHSQFFDADAVIVYDQRTAL; encoded by the exons atgtttttgcAGGTATGCAAGCATACATTGCGcaaaaatcgattttattttcaagactattttgAAATACCTAATAATGCTTTTCAGGGTCGTGTTATAATAGTTTGGTTGTCCTGGCTTATTGGCGGCGTATGCGGTGttgttattttgttgattATTATATGTTACTGCCGCCTAATGCCGCGCCATCAGAAATCATTTg ATGAGCAATATCTCAAAGAATCTTACTCAATTAAGGAAAATCAGGCCTACACTAGTCAAGAAAATTATAGGATGAAACATACAgag GTCCAGGTCCATCGTCACAGGCCAGTCAGTTACGCGGGGGACGCAGAGAGTCGCCCGCACGGCCACGTCTCCCGCGCCGAGCGGGAAGCCAGACCAGCGCCCGCGCAGTACGCCTCCAGCAGTA TGCTGGATGATCTAGACGGCGCGGCAAGCATGGACGCATTGAAAACGCGTTCCCTACCGGCTTTTCTAAGACCGAAGCCACGGCCGCTCTCCACCGAAGATGATCTGCAACAACTTTATGCCAAGGTATTTTGGTGGGTG GTGAACCTCAGTAAAAAGTACAAGAACCGCATGCGCAGCGAGCACGCCGCCATCATCGCGCTCAGCAAGTCCCACAGTCAGTTCTTCGACGCCGATGCTGTTATTGTCTATGATCAGAGGACGGCGCTATAG
- the LOC106132201 gene encoding phospholipase A2 group XV has translation MCGLKLFLGFIFTYCLLANNTFGLSPVILIPGDGGSRLEARLNRTTVVHYICGKISDYFNIWLNLELLVPIVIDCWVDNTRLEYDNVTRLTKNPPGVEIRVPGWGDPEPVEWIDPSHESPGSYFNSIGDALVKIGYVRNVSIRGAPYDFRKAPNENGEFFVKLKTLVEETYNMNNKSAVTFIVHSMGGSMALHFLRLQPQKWKDQYVRRMVSLSTPWGGSMKAVKVFAIGDNLGSLMLRESVMRAQEITCPSLAWLMPSPLLWKPDEVLVQTDKFNYTIGDVHKWFADMDLPDAWEMFKDTQKYKSDFTAPGVEVHCLYGYNISTVEKLVYKPGTWLDGYPTLSMGDGDGTVNRRSLSACEYWAKRRGFTTLNRGKPVKSLALANAEHLKILHDQRVIDYVRTVMSI, from the exons ATGTGcggtttgaaattatttttaggatttatatttacatattgtttACTGGCGAATAACACTTTTGgattatctcctgttattttGA TTCCAGGAGATGGTGGGAGTAGATTGGAAGCGAGACTGAATAGAACAACAGTGGTACATTACATCTGCGGGAAAATTTCGGATTATTTCAACATCTGGTTGAACTTGGAACTGCTGGTGCCTATTGTGATTGACTGCTGGGTTGATAACACCAGGCTAGAGTATGATAATGTCACAAGACTCACGAAGAACCCTCCGGGAGTGGAGATCAGGGTGCCAGGCTGGGGGGACCCGGAGCCGGTGGAATGGATAGACCCCTCACATGAATCCCCTGGTTCATACTTCAATAGCATAGGAGATGCTCTAGTCAAAATTGGATATGTGAGGAATGTGTCCATCAGAGGAGCTCCCTATGACTTCAGAAAAGCACCAA ATGAGAACGGGGAGTTCTTCGTGAAGCTCAAAACCCTTGTTGAGGAGACGTACAACATGAACAACAAGTCAGCGGTGACATTCATAGTCCACAG CATGGGCGGGTCCATGGCGCTGCACTTCCTCCGGCTGCAGCCTCAGAAGTGGAAGGACCAGTACGTCAGGCGGATGGTGTCGCTGTCCACACCCTGGGGCGGATCCATGAAGGCCGTCAAAGTGTTTGCTATTG GCGACAACCTGGGCTCGCTGATGCTGCGCGAGAGCGTGATGCGCGCGCAGGAGATCACGTGCCCGTCGCTCGCGTGGCTGATGCCGTCGCCGTTGCTGTGGAAACCCGACGAGGTGCTGGTGCAAACGGACAAGTTCAACTACACCATCGGCGACGTGCACAAGTGGTTCGC CGACATGGACCTGCCCGATGCGTGGGAGATGTTCAAGGACACTCAGAAGTACAAGAGCGACTTCACGGCGCCCGGCGTAGAGGTGCACTGCTTGTACGGATACAACATATCTACTGTTGagaa ACTAGTTTACAAGCCGGGTACCTGGCTAGACGGTTACCCCACTCTATCCATGGGAGACGGGGATGGCACAGTCAACCGTCGGTCTCTCAGCGCCTGCGAGTACTGGGCCAAGAGGCGCGGCTTCACCACCCTGAACAGGGGGAAACCGGTGAAGTCCTTAGCGCTGGCCAACGCGGAACATCTGAAGATATTGCACGATCAGAGGGTCATAGATTACGTTAGAACCGTCATGAGTATTTGA
- the LOC106132193 gene encoding uncharacterized protein LOC106132193 isoform X3, whose product MFLQGRVIIVWLSWLIGGVCGVVILLIIICYCRLMPRHQKSFDEQYLKESYSIKENQAYTSQENYRMKHTEVQVHRHRPVSYAGDAESRPHGHVSRAEREARPAPAQYASSSMLDDLDGAASMDALKTRSLPAFLRPKPRPLSTEDDLQQLYAKVNLSKKYKNRMRSEHAAIIALSKSHSQFFDADAVIVYDQRTAL is encoded by the exons atgtttttgcAG GGTCGTGTTATAATAGTTTGGTTGTCCTGGCTTATTGGCGGCGTATGCGGTGttgttattttgttgattATTATATGTTACTGCCGCCTAATGCCGCGCCATCAGAAATCATTTg ATGAGCAATATCTCAAAGAATCTTACTCAATTAAGGAAAATCAGGCCTACACTAGTCAAGAAAATTATAGGATGAAACATACAgag GTCCAGGTCCATCGTCACAGGCCAGTCAGTTACGCGGGGGACGCAGAGAGTCGCCCGCACGGCCACGTCTCCCGCGCCGAGCGGGAAGCCAGACCAGCGCCCGCGCAGTACGCCTCCAGCAGTA TGCTGGATGATCTAGACGGCGCGGCAAGCATGGACGCATTGAAAACGCGTTCCCTACCGGCTTTTCTAAGACCGAAGCCACGGCCGCTCTCCACCGAAGATGATCTGCAACAACTTTATGCCAAG GTGAACCTCAGTAAAAAGTACAAGAACCGCATGCGCAGCGAGCACGCCGCCATCATCGCGCTCAGCAAGTCCCACAGTCAGTTCTTCGACGCCGATGCTGTTATTGTCTATGATCAGAGGACGGCGCTATAG